One stretch of Candidatus Palauibacter polyketidifaciens DNA includes these proteins:
- a CDS encoding amidohydrolase family protein, whose product MGSRSVFAAAALLTFLSLPGTAAAQEISPPLAIVGATIIDGHGGAPIADGTIVIEGDRIAAVGPRASVAVPEAAEVIDGSGKFLTPGFVDTNVHMSLAFGRGGRVEEHAAYWAQHEALILQGLQLHLKHGVTTVRDSYGVLRPMQRVKKKIDSGEEFGPRTYLAGNIVGWGGPASETFAGLPESEISFFAEQMNDEVTLGSGEEMMHMTPDELRVAINTYLDYGPDFIKYGATHHFNYPAGISFSPRAQRVIVEEAHKRGLVAETHATSLEGLRLSILAGIDVVQHPDNVGNRTITDELVEMIVERDIVCSMLINQFTGPSWQFHVRNMERAREDLAEARAGERQRRIPPTTAEIRRRVQDTGLLQPGSVMEGRWTTKRTNAKKLIEAGCIVTVGTDNTLFGRGGVAADFLREEPENMEHQLPGLGTIFAIEGLVELGMTPLEAITAATKNGAIASKALDEYGTLDAGKAADVLVLDADPLADIANIRQLSTVIRGGRIIDVDALPTNPIALDWAAGTRKE is encoded by the coding sequence ATGGGCTCAAGATCGGTTTTTGCAGCGGCTGCCCTCCTGACTTTCCTCTCCCTGCCGGGCACGGCCGCGGCGCAGGAGATCTCCCCACCGCTCGCCATCGTCGGGGCGACGATCATCGACGGACACGGGGGTGCCCCCATCGCCGATGGGACGATCGTCATCGAGGGCGACCGGATCGCCGCCGTCGGCCCACGCGCGTCGGTGGCGGTCCCCGAGGCCGCCGAGGTCATCGACGGGAGCGGCAAGTTCCTCACGCCCGGGTTCGTGGACACCAACGTCCACATGTCGCTCGCCTTCGGGCGGGGAGGGCGGGTCGAAGAGCACGCAGCCTACTGGGCGCAACACGAGGCGCTGATCCTCCAGGGACTCCAGCTCCACCTCAAGCACGGGGTGACGACCGTCCGGGACAGCTACGGCGTCCTGCGTCCCATGCAGCGGGTCAAGAAGAAGATCGACTCCGGGGAGGAGTTCGGCCCGCGCACGTACCTCGCCGGCAACATCGTGGGGTGGGGCGGCCCTGCCTCCGAGACGTTCGCCGGGCTCCCCGAGTCGGAGATCAGCTTCTTCGCCGAGCAGATGAACGACGAGGTCACGCTTGGAAGCGGCGAAGAGATGATGCACATGACGCCCGACGAACTGCGGGTCGCGATCAACACCTACCTCGACTACGGGCCCGACTTCATCAAGTACGGCGCCACGCACCACTTCAACTATCCGGCGGGAATCTCGTTCTCACCGCGCGCCCAGCGGGTGATCGTGGAGGAGGCGCACAAGCGCGGCCTCGTGGCCGAGACCCACGCCACGAGCCTGGAGGGCCTCCGCCTCTCGATCCTCGCGGGGATCGACGTCGTCCAGCACCCGGACAATGTCGGGAACCGCACAATCACCGATGAACTCGTCGAGATGATCGTCGAGCGCGACATCGTGTGCTCGATGCTCATCAACCAGTTCACCGGCCCCAGTTGGCAGTTCCACGTCCGCAACATGGAGCGCGCGCGGGAGGACCTCGCCGAGGCCCGGGCCGGTGAGCGCCAGAGGCGCATTCCCCCGACGACGGCCGAGATCCGCCGCCGCGTTCAGGACACAGGGCTTCTGCAGCCGGGATCCGTGATGGAGGGACGCTGGACGACGAAGCGCACGAACGCGAAGAAGCTCATCGAGGCCGGCTGCATCGTGACGGTCGGCACGGACAACACGCTCTTCGGACGCGGCGGCGTGGCGGCCGACTTCCTGCGCGAGGAGCCCGAGAACATGGAGCACCAGCTGCCGGGTCTCGGCACGATCTTCGCGATCGAGGGGCTGGTCGAACTCGGCATGACGCCGCTGGAGGCGATCACCGCGGCGACGAAGAACGGCGCCATCGCGAGCAAGGCGCTCGACGAGTACGGCACCCTCGACGCGGGGAAGGCCGCGGACGTCCTGGTCCTCGACGCGGACCCGCTCGCCGACATCGCGAACATCCGGCAGCTCTCGACGGTCATCAGGGGCGGGCGCATCATCGACGTTGACGCGCTCCCCACGAACCCCATCGCCCTCGACTGGGCCGCCGGCACGCGGAAGGAGTAG
- a CDS encoding cobalamin-binding protein: MSHRVVSLIASATEIVCALGFEDELVGRSHECDYPPGIGRLPACCSSKVKVEASSKEIDDQVRSLVGDGLSVYRVDPDLLNDLAPTVIVTQTQCEVCAASLKDVEEAVCELVTSNPVLVSLEPMALGDVWKDIRSVASALGEPERAEDLVARLRGRLATLEARTRSLGPRPSVGCIEWTDPLMMAGNWVPELVEIAGGTDPLGEAGKHSGYIEIEQLVEADPDVIAIMPCGFDIERAAQEMAPLVARPEWQQLSAVRNGRVAMMDGNQYFNRPGPRLVESAEILAEFLHPDHFDFGHFGRGWIWWDTSERSRRRRTG; the protein is encoded by the coding sequence ATGAGCCACCGGGTCGTCTCGCTCATCGCCAGCGCGACGGAGATCGTGTGCGCGCTCGGGTTCGAGGACGAACTCGTCGGGCGCTCCCACGAATGCGACTACCCGCCCGGCATCGGGCGTCTCCCCGCCTGCTGCTCGTCGAAGGTGAAGGTGGAAGCCAGCAGCAAGGAGATCGACGACCAGGTGCGCTCGCTCGTGGGCGACGGGCTCTCGGTGTACCGGGTCGACCCCGACCTGTTGAACGATCTCGCGCCCACCGTCATCGTCACGCAGACGCAGTGCGAGGTGTGCGCCGCCAGCCTGAAGGATGTCGAGGAGGCGGTGTGCGAACTCGTCACGTCGAATCCCGTCCTCGTTTCGCTCGAGCCAATGGCGCTCGGCGATGTCTGGAAGGACATCCGCTCCGTCGCCTCGGCGCTCGGCGAGCCGGAACGTGCCGAGGATCTCGTGGCTCGACTCCGGGGTCGCCTGGCGACGCTTGAGGCCCGAACGCGCTCGCTGGGTCCGCGTCCTTCGGTCGGCTGCATCGAGTGGACGGACCCGCTGATGATGGCGGGGAACTGGGTGCCCGAACTGGTGGAGATCGCCGGCGGGACGGACCCCCTGGGCGAGGCCGGCAAACACTCCGGCTACATCGAGATCGAGCAATTGGTCGAGGCGGACCCCGACGTGATCGCGATCATGCCGTGCGGCTTCGACATCGAGCGCGCCGCGCAGGAGATGGCCCCCCTCGTCGCGCGCCCCGAATGGCAGCAACTGTCCGCCGTCCGCAACGGACGCGTCGCAATGATGGATGGGAACCAGTACTTCAACCGGCCCGGCCCGCGGCTGGTCGAGTCGGCCGAGATCCTCGCCGAATTCCTGCACCCGGACCACTTCGACTTCGGCCACTTCGGCCGTGGCTGGATCTGGTGGGACACGTCCGAACGGTCACGGAGACGGCGCACGGGATAA
- a CDS encoding DUF6580 family putative transport protein, giving the protein MKPRLSVILALLAVGLAARLIPYVLAQFGMALEPGNTTYPWNFSPFLPICLFGGAMFARTRTVYLVPFAAWLLGDLGIWALTGRADWAFYAHQPVIYLSVALVAFIGFALRRGRSWKRVAGAGLGSSLAFFVLSNFGVWAFGGGAIYPLNFAGLVECYVMAIPYLRNTLISMAVFLPILFSRVALTKPVTAPQYEFAASRT; this is encoded by the coding sequence GTGAAACCTCGGCTCTCCGTCATCCTCGCGCTGCTCGCCGTGGGCCTCGCCGCGCGGCTGATTCCATACGTGCTGGCGCAGTTCGGGATGGCGCTCGAGCCGGGCAATACGACCTATCCGTGGAACTTCTCGCCGTTCCTGCCGATCTGCCTGTTCGGCGGCGCCATGTTTGCGCGGACCCGAACGGTGTACCTGGTGCCGTTCGCGGCGTGGCTGCTCGGTGACCTCGGCATCTGGGCGCTCACGGGCCGCGCGGACTGGGCGTTCTACGCGCACCAGCCGGTGATCTATCTGTCGGTGGCGCTCGTGGCCTTCATCGGCTTCGCCCTCCGGCGCGGGCGCTCGTGGAAGCGGGTGGCCGGGGCCGGGTTGGGGTCGTCGCTCGCGTTCTTCGTGCTCAGCAACTTCGGCGTGTGGGCGTTCGGCGGCGGCGCGATCTACCCGCTCAACTTCGCCGGCCTGGTCGAGTGCTACGTGATGGCGATCCCATACCTGCGGAACACGCTGATCAGCATGGCGGTCTTCCTGCCGATCCTGTTCAGCCGCGTCGCCCTGACGAAGCCGGTGACCGCGCCGCAGTACGAGTTCGCCGCCAGCCGTACGTAG
- a CDS encoding metalloregulator ArsR/SmtB family transcription factor, producing the protein MTLRAPAPTRDLLSRFESLGDENRLRILTLLDRNEFTVSELVSVLQLPQSTVSRHLKVLADDGWVRRRQEGKTRYYRMESDLEPEAGELWRLAEGSLTGASWIADDAERAESVLAERRDRAAAFFSESAARWDALRDELFGRDARFAALFGLLDPEWVVGDLGAGTGTLANMVAPFVKRVIAVDRSPEMLEAAAVRLGDCDNVDVRHGELESLPVGDGELDLAVLMLVLHFAVEPRRVLAETARAVAPGGRLLVLDMRAHAREEYRETMGHLWPGFTEEQMRDWTRLAGLGAYRHIPLAPDPEASGPALFAATARKAACDAG; encoded by the coding sequence ATGACCCTCCGGGCACCCGCCCCGACACGGGATCTTCTCTCCCGCTTCGAATCCCTCGGGGACGAGAACCGGCTGCGGATTCTCACCCTGCTGGACCGCAACGAGTTCACGGTGTCCGAACTCGTCTCCGTTCTGCAGCTGCCGCAATCCACCGTTTCGCGCCACCTGAAGGTGCTCGCGGATGACGGCTGGGTGCGCCGGCGGCAGGAGGGGAAGACCCGGTACTACCGGATGGAAAGCGACCTCGAGCCGGAAGCGGGGGAGTTGTGGCGGCTGGCAGAGGGGAGTCTCACGGGCGCCAGCTGGATCGCGGACGATGCGGAGCGGGCCGAGAGCGTGCTGGCCGAGCGCCGGGATCGGGCCGCGGCCTTCTTCTCGGAGTCTGCAGCGAGGTGGGACGCACTCCGCGATGAACTGTTCGGGCGCGACGCGCGGTTCGCGGCGCTGTTCGGCCTACTCGATCCGGAGTGGGTCGTCGGGGACCTCGGCGCGGGCACCGGAACGCTCGCGAACATGGTCGCCCCCTTTGTGAAGCGGGTGATCGCGGTCGACCGGTCGCCGGAAATGCTGGAGGCTGCAGCGGTCCGGCTGGGCGACTGCGACAACGTCGACGTCCGCCACGGCGAACTGGAGTCGCTCCCCGTCGGCGACGGCGAACTCGACCTCGCCGTGCTGATGCTCGTCCTCCATTTCGCGGTCGAGCCGCGACGGGTGTTGGCGGAGACCGCGCGAGCCGTGGCTCCGGGAGGAAGACTCCTCGTTCTCGACATGCGCGCGCACGCGCGGGAGGAGTATCGCGAGACCATGGGCCACCTGTGGCCCGGATTCACGGAGGAACAGATGCGGGACTGGACGCGGCTCGCCGGCCTCGGAGCGTACCGTCACATTCCGCTCGCCCCGGACCCCGAAGCGTCCGGACCGGCCCTCTTCGCGGCCACCGCCCGTAAAGCGGCCTGCGACGCTGGTTAG